TATGACGAGGAATTACATTATTCAGAAGATTTAAAATTTATAAAAGATATGAAAAAATACGGGGATTTCTTTTTCTTTAAGACTAAAGATGTTTATACTTCCACTAGAAGATTTCAAAAATATGGTTATCTAACCTTAACCTGCTTATGGATATTGCAGAGTATACTACCAAAAAAATTAAAAACAAATAAAAAATATAAGGTTGTGAGAAATTTATGAATATAGTAGAAATTGATAAATTTATAGAGATTTTACAGCAACACCAAAATATAGCTTATTTAATATTATTTATGGGTTCCATGGTAGAAACTATTATAGGTCTTTCATTTTTATTCTTTGGAGAGGTATTTTTTCTAGCTGGAGGAATTTTAGCTGGTACAGGGAGGTTAGATATAGGAAAAGTCATAGTAGTATTATATTTAGGCGGAATTATAGGAGATAATATCAGTTACTTTATCGGAAGAAAATATGGTCTAAAACTTTATGAATCTTTTTCTCAATATAGGTTTTTTAATAGAGTTATAAATAAAAAAAATTATGATAAAGGTGTCTCATATTTTACTAAAGTAGGACCTATCAGTGTATTTTTAGCAAGGTTTATGGGGCCTATTTCATGGATCACTCCATTTATTTCTGGTGTATATACAATGAATTATAGGAAGTTTTTCTTCTATAATTTTTTTGGAGTTATCCTTGGGATTGGACAATTTATAGTTGTAGGATATTTTGGAGGGGAATACATAGATTTATATCTGTAAAGGATATTACTAAATATTTAGAAATTTACTAAATTAAGAATTTTGAGAAGAAAAAGAGTAGATGCTATTTTTAGTCATCTACTCTTTTTTGATTGTTTTTAGGGTTTTAAAGTTTTCATTTTGCAAACATAAGAGGTAAGATCAGAAAAAATTAAAAGTAGTTGTAAAATTTAAACTATTTTTGTTATCATAATAGTTATAAAAGATAGAAGATCATTAACTAGGGGGATTACAATGGAATTTAAATTAAAAAAAGGTGATGGTATTGGGATTTTTTCACCCTCTACTCCTATAACAAAAATTGCACCTAAAAGATACAACAGAGGAAAAGAGTTCTTAGAGAAAAAAGGGTTTAAAGTAATAGAAGGAAAACTTACGGGGAAAAGTGATTTTTATAGATCAGGAACTATCGAAGAAAGAGCTGAGGAACTGAATGAATTAATAAGAGATCCAGAAGTACGATGTATTATGTCTACAATTGGAGGATCTAATTCAAATTCTTTATTACCTTATATAGACTATGAAGCTTTTATAAAAGATCCTAAAATTGTAATTGGTTATTCTGATGTGACAGCAATATTAATGGGAATATATGCTAAAACCGGAATAAAAACATTTTATGGACCAGCTATTGTTGCATCTTTTGGAGAATTAGAACCTTATAATGAATTGACTTATAAATATTTTGAGGATATTTTTGTAAAAGATATTAATGGTGACTATGAGTATAAAATCCCAGAATGTTGGACAGAAGAATATATAAATTGGGAAGAACAAATTAGACCTAAACTAAAAAATAAAAATAACTGGATCTCTTTAAAAGGTGGAGAAACTGAAGGAAGGTTAATAGTTGGGAATTTAAATACTATTACTGGGATATGGGGCAGCCAGTATATGCCTGAGATAAAAAAAGGTGATATATTATTGATAGAAGATTCATTGAAGGACATTGCTACTATTGAAAGAAGTTTTTCCTTTCTTAAAATAAATGGAGTCTTTGATAAAATCGGTGGTTTAATATTAGGTAAACATGAGCTATTTAATGATAAAGATACCAACAGAAAGCCTTATGAGGTACTTTTAGAAGTTTTAGGAGAGTATAATTTTCCTTTTCTTGCTGATGTGGACTGCTGTCATACCCATCCCATGTTTACAATGGCCATAGGATCCAATATAAGATTAGATGCGACTAATAAACAAATAATTCTTTTAAATCATTAATGCAGAGAAATAAATTAAAAGTTAAAAATAATAAATAAGGTGGAAATTATGAAACTTAATAGTTTAATTCCTGAATTAACAGTTTTAAACATAGATGTTAGTTTAAATTTTTATACAAAAATACTTGGATTTAGAATAGAATATTTTAGAGAAGAAGATAAGTTTGCTTTCATTTCTCTTAATGGAGCTCAAATGATGTTAGAAGAATACAATGATGAATTGTGGAGTACCGGGAGTTTAGAATACCCTTTTGGAAGAGGAATAAATTTTTCAATTGAAGTTCCTGATATCAATACGATATTAGAAAATCTAAAAAATAACAATATAAATCTGAAGTTAAATGTAGAAGAAAAATGGTATAGAAAAGGTACAAAATTATTAGGAGAAAAACATTTTTTAGTAATGGATACCGATGGCTATCTTTTACGATTCTTAGAAAGTTTAGGAGAAAAAGTAATTCCTAAATAAATAAAGATACTAAAATAAATTTAGATTAGGAGATATCTATGAAAGAAAAATGAATTGCAGTTATTGGAAGTCCTAGAAAAGGTGAGAATACAGATAGATTAACTGACCTTGCAATAGAAGCTTTAAACAATAAAAATATAGAAGTTAAAAAATATTACCTGAACAGTAAAAAAATTTTTGGATGTAATGCCTGTGAATACTGCATTGCAAATGGGAACTGTAATATTAAAGATGATATAACAGAGATAATCAATGAAATGAAAGTATCTGATGGGTATATTTTTGCTGCACCTTCATACAACTATAATGTAAGTTCCCAAATGAAAATATTGATGGACAGAACATTTTGTCTCAATGATTATTCCAATAACAGTTGGAAAACAAAACTAGATCCAGGGAAAAAAGCCATAATAATAGGTGTCTGTAAAGGAAAGAGTATAGCTTCTATGGGATACACCATGGAAGCTATGAGAAAACCTATAGATGAATTAGGTGTTAAAATAATTGATGAAATAAGGTATTTTGACACAAAGCATAATCCTGTTATTAGTAATCCTGAGATAAAGAAAGAATTAACTTTTAGAATTACAAATAACTCAGAATTAAAAAGATAGTTTTTAAGACTGAGGAAGAGTAAATATACATTAGCAGCAATACATAAGGGGGAAAATATAATGAATGAAAATATTGAAATTAAACTATTTGAAACAGCAAAAGAGTTTTTAATCAAAAGATTTCCAACAGAATGGGAAGGAGCGTATGATGATATAAAATTTTAAAATTTTTCACAAAAAAATCTGATATTATCAGATTTTTTTTTTTACATAATTTATATATTTTGTATCTTTTTTAGGATGTTACTTTTACACTGTATAATTTATCATTTTTTATCTCTATCTATGTTAAAATATTGTTAAAACAATAGAAAAATTATATCCCTTATAAGGGGGAAAAATATAGAGGAGGATATAGATGAAATCTATCCATGAAGAATTGAGAAAATCTGTGGAAACAGGGTTTATAGATAAAGATCATAGTTCAAATAACCTATATCTGCCCCAGTTGGTTACAAATAACAGGTTAAAAAATAAAAAAGTTTTATCGGTTATTTTAAATGAACTCAGGAATTGTGATGAGTTTTATTTTTCAGTTGCATTTCTGACTAAAAGTGGTGTGGCAGTACTGATAAATACTTTGGAGGAGCTGAGAAATAAGGGGATAAAGGGAAAGGTTTTGGTATCCCAATATCAGGATTTCACCCAGCCGGAAGCATTAAAAAATCTCCTCCAATTTGAAAATATAGAACTTCGTATAGCAACTAAAGGAAATTTTCATGCTAAGGGATATTTTTTCAGGCATGGAAAACAATATAGCCTCATGGTAGGAAGTAGTAACCTTACTGCTAGTGCCCTTTGTACCAATAAGGAATGGAACCTTATGGTTACTGCATCAGATAATTCTAGTTTAGTCTCGGAAGTTTTGGAAGAAGCAGATTTAGAGTTTGACAGGGGATATCCTGTAACTCCTGAATATATAAAAATATACGAGAGGATCTATAACCAACAGAGAGAAATGAGATATAAAAGCAGGGAGGAGATAGAACAAATATTAAATTACATTGAGCCCAATAAGATGCAGAGAAAGGCTCTTGAAAATATAGAAACTCTAAGAAGAATAGGAGAGGACAGGGGACTGTTGATATCAGCCACAGGAACCGGGAAAACCTATCTGTCGGCATTTGATGTAAAACAGTTTAATCCAAAGAAATTTCTATTTATAGTTCATAGAAGAAACATAGCTAAGAAAGCCATGGAAAGTTATAAAACTATCTTTGATAGAAATAAAAGTATGGGACTATTCTCAGGAGATGAAAAAGACACAGAGTCAGATTTTATCTTCTCCACAGTGCAGACCATCTCCAAGGAATCTAATTTAGAATTATTTTCCAAGGATCATTTTGATTATATTGTAATAGATGAAACCCACAGGGCTAGTGCTCCTACATACCAGAAAATCCTGAATCATTTTACTCCAAAATTTTTATTGGGAATGACAGCAACTCCCGAAAGAACAGATGGTTTTGATATATTTGATCAGTTTAACCATAATATTGCCTATGAGATCAGATTAGATGGAGCTCTTGAGGAGGAGATGCTGGTACCATTTCATTATTACGGAGTTACTGACATAAAGATAGAGGATAGTTCTATACCTGAAGACGAAAACTTTTCTAAATTGATCTCAGAAGAGAGGGTAGATAGGATAATTGAAAAATCAAAATTCTACGGTGCAGATGAAAAAACTATTCGGGGATTGATATTTTGCAGCAGAAAGAGGGAAAGTCAGGAGCTTTCCAGGTTATTCAACGAAAAGGGTTATAGGACAACAGCTCTTACCGGGGAAAGTTCTGAACGTGAGAGGGAGGAAGCAGTCAAAAGATTGGAGTCAGATGGAATAGACAGACTGGACTATATTTTTACAGTGGATATATTCAATGAAGGGATAGATATCCCCAAGATTAATCAGATAATCATGGTCCGGCCGACCCAGTCAGCTATAATTTTTATCCAACAGTTAGGAAGGGGCCTCAGGAAAAGCAGGGGAAAAGAATACCTTACAGTCATTGATTTTATAGGGAACTACAGTAATAACTATCTGATCCCTATAGCCCTTTACGGAGATAACAGTTTTGATAAGAGCAGGATAAAAAAGATGCTGGTTAATGAAAGCACTCTGATTCCTGGAAGTTCAACTGTTAATTTCGATAAGATATCCAAGGAAAGGATATTTAAAGCTCTGGATCTGGCTAACTTAAAGACTAAAAAAGATCTTATAAGAAATTATGAACTTTTAAAATATAAACTGGGCAGGATACCTATGATGATCGATTTCATAGGAATGAATTCTAGAGATCCAAAGACATATGTAGATTATTCAAAATCCTACTATAATTTTGTACTTACTCAGGAAAGAGATCTGATCTCTCATATGGGTGAAAGGGAGAAAAAATTATTGGAGTTTTTCTCCACAGACATTGCCAACCTTAAAAGAATCGAAGAGGTTATCCTAATATCTCACCTAATAGAGAAAGAAGAATGTAGTTTAAAAAAATTAAGGGATGATATTTTAAATAAATACGGATATGAAATATCTGAGGAAACTATAGACTCCCTGTATAAAAATCTTAATTTTGAATTTATCACAGAGAAACAGGATAAAAAGTTAGTTACAGTAAGGGAAAAATATGGATTTAATATCGTGAAATTAGAAGATAATAATTTTACTTTAGAAGATGATTTTCTGGAATCTCTAGAGGACAAAACTTTTAAGATTTTTTTATTGGATCTTCTAAATTATTCTAGGACAGCATATGATGCGATCTATAAAAAGCAAAATTTTTATGATGGGTTTAATCTTTATGAAAAGTATTCCAGAAAAGATGTTATAAGGATTTTGAACTGGGAAAAAAATGAAGTTGCCCAAGGGATAGCAGGATACAAGGTAAATGAAAAATTAGGGAACTGTCCGGTGTTTATCACCTATCATGGAGATGAACAGATCTATGATCACGGTTTTTTGAGTAGATCGGAATTTAAATGGATGTCCAAGGCCAGAAGGAAATTAACCAGTCCCGATATGACTGTTATCAGAAATCAGAAAATAAGGATGCCCCTATTTGTAAAAAAAAGTGACGATGAAGGGATAGAGTTTTTCTATATGGGGGATCTGACTCCCAAGGAAGACGGGATAAAAGAGATGAGAATAGTGGATAAAAAAGGAAAAGATGTTTCTGTGGTAGGAATAGAGTGCAGGTTAAACAGAAATGTGGAAGATGAGATGTACAGGTATCTGATGGAGGAGTAATTTGATATTGCAGAATAATATCCAGGAAGAAGCTGATAAATTGAGAAAGCAGTAAATTTTATAAAGTCCGCTAGAAAGATCTTTTGATCTTTCTAGCGGACTTTTTTTAGTTGATGAAGTTTTATTGCAGAGTGGAGTGTGGGAAATATTTTTTTAGAAAATTATATTCTTATAAAAGAATAGTATGAAAAATAATTTTATTGATTTTGTGTTATTATATTAATAATTAAGAGAATTTTTGGGGGGGATATAGGTGAAAAAAGAAGTTGAAGTTGTTGCAGCAATTATAATAGATAATGATAAATTTTTATGTACTCAAAGAAATAAGAGTAAATATGAATATATATCTTATAAATATGAGTTTCCAGGTGGGAAAGTTGAATCAGGAGAAACTTTAGAAGACGCTATAATTCGTGAAATTAAGGAAGAATTAGATAGTGAGGTAGAAGTAAAATCTAAATATTTAACAGTAAGACATGAATATCCCGATTTTATTGTGGTCATGCATAGTTTTTTATGTGAAATGTTATCTGAAAAAATTATTTTAAAAGAACATATAGATTCAAAATGGCTTTCTAATGCAGAACTTTCAAGTTTAGATTGGGCAGAAGCAGATCTACCTATAATAAAAAAACTAAATGGTGATATAGATGATGGATGTCTATAGTCAACAAGAAACAGAAACAGAATATAGATTGATAACAAATACATTTAATCATAATTTTTATTACGAATTAAAAAATTCATTATTAACGTGTAAAAGTTTTGATCTTAGTATAGCTTTCATAACATATAGTGGGCTACAATTAATTTTAGATGTTCTAAAAGAATTAGAGGAAAAAGGGATAAAAGGTAGAATTCTAACATCTAATTATCTAAATTTTACTGATCCTAAAGCCTTAAGAAGACTAAAGGAATTTTCAAATATTGAAACTAAAATATATTTAACAGATAAAAAAGGATTTCATACAAAGGGGTATATTTTTGAGTATAGAGACTACTATAGGTTAATAGTTGGATCTTCAAATTTGACACAAAATGCTTTAAAACATAATATTGAATGGAATTTAACAGTAAATTCAAAAAAAGTAGAATTTAATGAAAATTTATTTGAAGAATATAATAATACTTGGAATGAAAGTTATTCATTAGATGAAGAGTTATTATTAACTTATGAAAAAGCTAAAATAAAGCATGATGAAGCACATAGAAGAGTAAGATCTTTAAACTTATTTAAAGATATAGAAAAAATAAAACCTAATTATATGCAGAAAAAAGCTTTAGATTCTCTAAAAAGTTTTAGAAAAAATGGAGAAAATAAAGCATTGGTAATAGCTTCGACTGGAAGTGGAAAAACATATATGTCTGCTTTTGATGTAGAAGAATTTAATGGGAAATCTTTTTTATTTTTAGTTCATAGAGAGGAAATACTATATAGCGCTAAAGAAACTTTTATAAATATGAAATTGCTAAAAGAAGAAGATGCTTCTATTTTTACAGGAAATAAAAAAGAATATACTGACTACATGTTTTCTACAGTCCAAACTATGTCTAAGTATTATGAGTATTTTGAAAAGGATGATTTTGATTATATTATAATAGATGAAGCTCATCATGTAACTTCAAAAAGTTATCAGAATATAATTCAGCACTTCAAACCTCAATTTTTATTAGGAATGACTGCAACTCCTGAAAGAGGAGATGGAGGAGATATTTTTGATGTATTCGATGATAATGTAGCATTAGATCTGAGGTTAAGGGATGCCCTAGCTCATGACCTGGTGGCTCCATTTCACTATTTTGGTATAGATGATATTACTGTAGATTATAGCAGTGTTAGTTTAGATAAAATATCAGAAATGAGTAAATTACTTAAGATCAATAAAAGAGTAAAATTTATTATAGATAAATTAAATTTTTATGGTTGGGATGGGAAAAAACTGAAAGGCTTAGGTTTTTGTATTGATATAAATCATGCAGTATATATGGCTGAAGAATTCACTAAGAGAGGAATACCCTCTATAGCTCTTACAGGAAAAGACAACTCAGATAAAAGACGTGAATGTATTAAAAAATTACAAGATGAGAGAGACCCTTTAGAAATGATATTTACAGTGGATATATTCAATGAAGGAATTGATATTCCAAATGTAAATATAGTTTTAATGTTAAGGCCAACAAATTCACCAATAGTCTTTGTACAACAATTAGGAAGAGGATTACGAAAAACAAAAGAAAAAGAATATTTAACTGTTTTAGATTTTATAGGGAATCATAACAGAGCGTTTTTAATTTCATTAGCTTTAAGTGGGAGTAACTATTATGACAAAGACAGTTTAAAAGTTAGCCTTGTAAGAGATTTTATAGAAATACCGGGATGTACTCATATTCAAATGGATAAAATCTCTAAAGAAAGAATTTTAAAACAATTAGAAAATGAAAACTTTAATGCATTAAAATATTTAAAGGAAGAATATAAAGAATTTAAATTGTTAAATAAATGTAAAGTGCCATTACTTTTAGATTATCTTAGATATGATGGAGCACCAAATCCAATTAAATTTTTTCAATCTTCAATTAAAAATTATTTGGAATTTGTATTAAAAGTAGATGAAAGTTTTGAATTAGAGATTGATCCTATGTTTTCAATTTATTATACTCAATTGACAAAAATGTTACCGATAAAAAGACCTTTTGAATTTATAATTATTGAAAACTTATTAAGAAATAAAAGAATGAGTGTAGGTGATATCTTTAAAAATTTGGGGAAGTTCTTAGATGGTTGGAATGAAAATACAGTCTTACATGCAATAGAAACTTTAGATTTAAAATATGCTGATAAGAGTGAGAAAAAATCAAATTATAAATTTTTTAAGTATGATAAAGTAAATCAAGTTCTAGAGATAGAGAGAGATTTTTTTAATAATTATATTCAATATGAAGAATATTATTTGGACTTATTACATTATGGGTTACTTTTGTATCAAGAGAACTACGGCAGAAAAAATCATGGAGTTCCATTTTTTAAATTATATAGTCAATATAGCATGAGGGATACAGCATTATTATCTAATTATAAAAAAACACATTCTTCTTTTAGAGGATCAGGGTTGATTACCAATGGAAAAGAATATTTTTTATTTATAGACCTTCATAAAGAGAATGATGTTAAAGAAAGTATAAATTATGATGATAAATTTCTAAATTCTAAATATTTTCAATGGCAAACACCTAATTCTACTCGTCGTGATAGTGAGCGTGGAAAAAATATTATATATAATAAATCACGTGGTATAAACCTTCATCTCTTTGTCAGAAAATATAAAAAAATAGATAAAGTTATTCAAAATTATATTTATTTAGGAAAAGGAAATAGTAGTGAGTTTAAAGGTGAAAAGCCTATAACTGTAAAAATAAAATTAGAGAATGAAGTTCCAAATGATTTATTTATGGAATTTATTTACAAAGTATAGGTCAAAAATCAAGAAAATACACCTAAAATCCCCGTAAATAGGGGTTAATATGAAATTTTTATGGGGTACCACAATAAAAAAACTCTCTTATTTCCCTCCTAAGGTGCCTTCAAAACCTTTCCCTTATAATTGTATAGAAAATATGACGAAAGCTCTCTATCAAAGGCTTCAAACTCTTGATATCATTGGGGTTGAGAGGAGGAGAGGATAGAAAAGAACTGTTTAGACCAATGGAAGTTAAAATCACCTTCGATTGTATCAAAATCATCCTTTTTGTTTTTATACGACACTAAAAAAGGACTATATATATGATTATATAGTCCTTTTTTTGTCTGAAAACAACGTTTTTTATAACTAATATGTGTTTCAAATGGCAGGTGTACAGGAGGATAGATCCGGGAAATACAGGACCTATGGGCAGAAGTATATAATTTTATTCTTCACATTATCTTTTTAGCAAAATTTTCGTATTCAGTTTTTCTTTCCGGATAGAATAAGCTAATTTTGTAATTAAATTATCGTCAACTGAGCCAAAGACATCTCTTTCAATAAGAGTTACAACCTGTGGATGATCATTTAAAATTTTTACAAACTGGTTGTAAGTTTTTTTCTGGATTATCCAATCCATATATGAAGTATTCTTCTTAACCTCTAATTTATCGGTAGTTTTCAAATTAAGATATCTTATAGTTACAAAATTTTGTATATCTTTTGAACAGGCAACAGTTAATACAACAAGAAGTGTCAGAACGGATAAAAAAGTCCCTATCCATTTAATTCTATTTTTCATCACTACCTCCTCCTAAAATTAATAATACCCTGCACATTTTTACATTTTAATAGGCTGGGTGAGTAATCTATATTTAGTGATCTCTTCTTCGGTCATTTGATGGATACTGTCCGCTGTTGCTGCATAAATTGTAAACCAGTAAAAATCATCTGATCCTAACATTATTTCTATATATTTACGGTTAGCTTCATGCTCGGGGGAACCTACTGGATATTCAGCTGCATCTTTTTCTCCATCAGACCATGAATGAACTCCTATCTTAGCTCCTTTTTCCATTGTCCGTTCTACACCTGCTAAAAAAAGATCAACCCCACCTGAATTAATGTCACTGTTGGATAAAATTTTTGTATTTAACCCTTTTTTCCGGACAAAATAAGCTAATTTTATCATTGTATCATCATCGATTGAACCAGGGACATCTCCTTCAATAAGAGTTTCAATCTGCGGGTTATCATTTAAAATCTTTACAAATTGATCGTAAGTTTTTTCATTTATGATCCCATCTATATACAAGTTTTTATCTTTAACTTCTAATTTAGTGGTAGTTTTTAAATTAAGATACGTCATAGCCATAAAATTTTGTATATCTTTTGAACAGACAACAGTTAATGCTGTAAGAAGGATCAGGCCGGATAAAATACCACCTATCCATTTTAATTTTTTATTTTTTCTCATTGCTTTCCCCCTAGGTTTATAATATTTAATTTATAGGTAATAAATCATAGATATTTTACTACAAAAGCTGGAGTATTTTACTTTGTGAACACAAACTCCCTGCTGGTATACACAATTTCTTTCTATTGAAACACGACTTTACCGTAGATCAGATAAAAAACCTCATTGCAGGATTTTATAAAAACAGCGGTAAAGATATATTGAAGTCAATTTTGAATATATTTTTTACTGTTTCAAATGAAAAAAGAGGTGTATTTGATGGAATATATAAATTCAACACTAATAACACTGGGTATGGTTTTTATTTTCTTAGGTCTAGTGGATTCTGTAAAAATTCTAAAAGATTTTGAAAATTTTTATAAGGCAGCAAAATACTCCTATAAAACGGGTCTTATTACTTTTTCAGCCATGCTTTTATTTCTATTTTTATATGTAACTCATTTTAGTTATATCATCTTAAAGGAAGTGATTAACAATGAATTTACACATGTGAGTTCGATGCTATTTTTTATGGATGGCTTTTTCATATATACAATAATATTTCTCCTGAAGAATCTGTCATCTTCCCTGAACTCCTTTTATATGCAGACAATTAGCAGTCTGATTAGGGCGGTTAAACTAAGGGATAAATATACAAGCAATCATTCTGAGCATGTGGCTAACCTGGTCAAGGCAATCTTTGAGGATCTCCCCGGAGAATTGAAAAAAAATCTATCCAAAAATGAACTGGTAGAAGCAGCTCTCCTCCATGACATAGGAAAAATTATAACACCTTTAACAATCTTAAATAAAAAAAGTGAGTTATCTGTCGAAGAGTATGAACAGATTAAAAAACATGTATCTGACGGGATCTATATTTTAGAGCCCTTTGAGGTTTTTCATAAAATAATTCCATGGATTAAGTACCACCATGAGAGAATTGACGGTCAGGGGTATTATAAGCTGGAAAAAAATAAAATACCTCTGGAATCTAAAATTATAGCAGTAGCAGACACCTATTCTGCCCTGACTACATCCCGGATATATCAGAGGAAGAGATCTCACAGAGAGGCTGTTGAAGTTTTAAAAGCGGTTTCAGGGACTCAGTTAGACAGTGGGATAGTTGAGATACTGATAAAAATAGAGAATGAGAAAATGGAAAAAATATTTGTGAAATCAGGGTTTAATGTTAACTCTAAAATTTTAGTGGAATAAAAAAACAAGGAAAATCATAAAAAAATTCTAATATAATAGTAAGAGATTTATAGATAGAGGAGGGGATATTTATGGAAATCATGCACTTACTTAAAGAGGTTTATAATATAAAAAAAAATAATAAACGTTCACGGGATGAAATCCTGGAGATCCAGAACAGTAAACTGAATGATCTGATTGAACATGTATTAAAAAATTCAAAATTTTATCGTGAATTCTATGGAAAACATGGGATAACTCTGGAAAACTATAAAACTATAGATTACAATAAATATCCTACAATTGATAAAGATATTATTGCAGATCATTTCGACGATCTTATCTGTACTGAAGATTTTAAGAGGGAAGATTTAGAAGAATTTATAAGTCATAGGGAAAATTGGGGTGGAAGATATAAGGGCAAATATTTGGCTATGACTTCTTCGGGTTCAACGGGTCACCCTACAATATTTGTTTATGATCAGAAGGCATGGGCTACAGTAAAGGCTTTTATCATAGGAAGGGTCGATAGATCCCATAAGATGAGTCTATTAAAAAAAGAAAGGATTGCTTTTATTATAGCAACAGGAGGAAATTTTGCCAGTTATAATCTGGCACAGGAAGCAAAAAATATAAACTATACAACTCTGACTTTAGATGTAAATGGTGATTTACAGGAGATAATAGATGCGTTAAATGAATTTCAGCCAACTATTTTATCTGGCTATTCTTCATCTATAGCAGCCTTGGGAGAGGAAAAACTGGATGGGAAATTAAGAATATTTCCAAAAAGAGTATTCTGTTCAGCAGATAAATTGACCCGGAATAGAAAAGAGGTAATTGAAAGAGCATTTGGGGTAATACCTTTAAATTTTTATGGGGCAACTGAATCTTTGGGAATGGGATCGGAAATTCAAGAGAGAGGACAAATAT
This sequence is a window from Psychrilyobacter atlanticus DSM 19335. Protein-coding genes within it:
- a CDS encoding DUF3427 domain-containing protein: MMDVYSQQETETEYRLITNTFNHNFYYELKNSLLTCKSFDLSIAFITYSGLQLILDVLKELEEKGIKGRILTSNYLNFTDPKALRRLKEFSNIETKIYLTDKKGFHTKGYIFEYRDYYRLIVGSSNLTQNALKHNIEWNLTVNSKKVEFNENLFEEYNNTWNESYSLDEELLLTYEKAKIKHDEAHRRVRSLNLFKDIEKIKPNYMQKKALDSLKSFRKNGENKALVIASTGSGKTYMSAFDVEEFNGKSFLFLVHREEILYSAKETFINMKLLKEEDASIFTGNKKEYTDYMFSTVQTMSKYYEYFEKDDFDYIIIDEAHHVTSKSYQNIIQHFKPQFLLGMTATPERGDGGDIFDVFDDNVALDLRLRDALAHDLVAPFHYFGIDDITVDYSSVSLDKISEMSKLLKINKRVKFIIDKLNFYGWDGKKLKGLGFCIDINHAVYMAEEFTKRGIPSIALTGKDNSDKRRECIKKLQDERDPLEMIFTVDIFNEGIDIPNVNIVLMLRPTNSPIVFVQQLGRGLRKTKEKEYLTVLDFIGNHNRAFLISLALSGSNYYDKDSLKVSLVRDFIEIPGCTHIQMDKISKERILKQLENENFNALKYLKEEYKEFKLLNKCKVPLLLDYLRYDGAPNPIKFFQSSIKNYLEFVLKVDESFELEIDPMFSIYYTQLTKMLPIKRPFEFIIIENLLRNKRMSVGDIFKNLGKFLDGWNENTVLHAIETLDLKYADKSEKKSNYKFFKYDKVNQVLEIERDFFNNYIQYEEYYLDLLHYGLLLYQENYGRKNHGVPFFKLYSQYSMRDTALLSNYKKTHSSFRGSGLITNGKEYFLFIDLHKENDVKESINYDDKFLNSKYFQWQTPNSTRRDSERGKNIIYNKSRGINLHLFVRKYKKIDKVIQNYIYLGKGNSSEFKGEKPITVKIKLENEVPNDLFMEFIYKV
- a CDS encoding HD-GYP domain-containing protein — protein: MEYINSTLITLGMVFIFLGLVDSVKILKDFENFYKAAKYSYKTGLITFSAMLLFLFLYVTHFSYIILKEVINNEFTHVSSMLFFMDGFFIYTIIFLLKNLSSSLNSFYMQTISSLIRAVKLRDKYTSNHSEHVANLVKAIFEDLPGELKKNLSKNELVEAALLHDIGKIITPLTILNKKSELSVEEYEQIKKHVSDGIYILEPFEVFHKIIPWIKYHHERIDGQGYYKLEKNKIPLESKIIAVADTYSALTTSRIYQRKRSHREAVEVLKAVSGTQLDSGIVEILIKIENEKMEKIFVKSGFNVNSKILVE
- a CDS encoding phenylacetate--CoA ligase family protein, whose translation is MEIMHLLKEVYNIKKNNKRSRDEILEIQNSKLNDLIEHVLKNSKFYREFYGKHGITLENYKTIDYNKYPTIDKDIIADHFDDLICTEDFKREDLEEFISHRENWGGRYKGKYLAMTSSGSTGHPTIFVYDQKAWATVKAFIIGRVDRSHKMSLLKKERIAFIIATGGNFASYNLAQEAKNINYTTLTLDVNGDLQEIIDALNEFQPTILSGYSSSIAALGEEKLDGKLRIFPKRVFCSADKLTRNRKEVIERAFGVIPLNFYGATESLGMGSEIQERGQIFLFDDYYKFEIVDEKMDEVEVGEVGDLIVTNLYNYVMPLLRYRMEDRLKKSKDQDFNFTLIDEIAGRVVDDLYFERTDGSQEKLTALQLVGMYFNNVKKIQFVQEDKNTLKIKYVEREEVDPEKEILPMIIEFLKSKNLDKDIKIIIEKAENIPVDPHTGKYRQIVSHKKKPSLN